The region TACACATAATTCAAGCAAGCAATGTACCTTATATGTTGTGTGTATAATGTGagtgagccttaaagagaacctgaactgaaaataaaaagtcaaaatacccttacacaggtcatatttacccttacacaggtcatacttacctcctctgtagtctaattctcaatttctttctcctctgctgtgtcccatttttccactgtgatcaatggaattttccgtccaccattttaaaaatggccattaccccattactgcttcctggtcagcacactgttaaactgtaatatcacccacatgagccatagggaaacatggacattaccgtgcacattcagttgcaactgacagctgttgatttattttagttctgacaaaatattgtcacaaCTGAAAGAGAtctttgtaagaagaaaatagtgagcttctgagaggaactgatggtgaggttagtatgtaatattcatttgcagctacattatgtgtttattttaactaactttaactcgcttcaggttccctttaagcaaaacaTCTGCAAAACTTTATGTGCAATATCTGTTTAGTGAATCGGGAACttggaggccacatctggagtatagggttaggcaacactaaggtgtgtgtgtgtgcggggggggggggtctgtgtgagaATTGAAAGAGGTTAGGTCATataaaaatatcagtaaatattaccaatattttactatatgtatGCAATTGTTAAGAGTCTGGCTACACTGTAGCCCAGCTCAGATAGTGGAGTGGTAGGGACCGCAGTTAGAGTAGCAAAACACGCATAGTGGCAGGGCCAAAGAGTTTATCTGCCCTCACAGTAACTCTTTGACCCTGCCACTATGTGATAGGAATGGTTTTGGCTATAGCACATCTGAACCCCAATGGTTAGGTTATCATTAGGCATGGacaggggaggctagtgttaggcaggggagaggggaggtcagtattaggcagaggagaggggaggttagtattgggcagaggagaggggagactagtgttaggcagatgagagcagggacgtaacaataggggatgcgatccctgcccccgcggggggcccggggcccccctagggcccactcagggcctttttggggggcaggaggggtcacagcataagaggaaagtgtggcagatcggcggggagggagacattccccccccctcacctcaggctctccactcagcgctccccctcctgcaatcattagtggcagcgggcgggcggcggcaggctgaatacatacctccatcgcgcaggaggtctccgatctctaagagcttcatgctacttcctgttacacaggaagtaacatgaagcactTACTGATTGGAGACCTCCTGCGCAATGGCGTTATGTATTCAGctgtgctgcaacccctcctgccccccaaaaaggccctgagcgggccttgggggggttgatttttttttttgcagggaggcccggggatttctcgttacgcccctggatgagaggagaggttagtgttagacagaggagagggaaggttagtgtaggGCAGAAGAGAAAGGGGGGTAGTATTAGGCAGgcataggagaggggaggttagtgttcagcagaggagggggaggttagtgttaggcagaggagaggggaggttagtgttacgcaTGTAGAGGGGAGGATAAAGTTAGGTATGGCgaggggagtttagtgttaggcatcgggggGAGAGGTGAGAAAAAGAAAAGTGCAGATATCAGTGGTATATCATGCCAAGATTAAGCCACAATACTTCTAAATGAATGCCTGGAAAGGAACTAAAGTAAGAGGAGTACAGGAATGAACAACATTGGTACAACTCTCAGTCCCCAAAATACAAACATCTCCTAACCCCTAATCTGAAAATTATAAAACAGTGAGTAGGTAAAAGATTAATGTTCAACTTATtttcagcattttcttgcttgctgggggcttaaattTAATTAGTAAAGTATGAAATCATATCCtgtgagaaaacacaggagataaGTTCATCGGATACAGGCTGTGTAATACCTGGCAGATCTCCTACTTTCTTTCAGCtgcaatgccccaatctaccttCTCCtttttcaccctatgtggcgagtccccgcttgaatgggaggtgaggaaataacacctgcccgacttcggttacacctaggccttggaggtgcaaggCATAGCAGCTGAGGccgagaaagccagagtaccaccagaacaaacaagactatgtagctgggtgatggaagaggctacacagatcACCACAAGAGTTAtggacaagggagcaagattgcccagagcaaccacaACTCTGGGCTTCCAATAACCGCCACAAATAACAAGAAACAATGGTTGCTCAGGATGACCGCCGCCCTGAGCCTCTgactgagtaacaagacagacaatagacagacagacagattagaTGTTTAGCAAACAAGACACACTGTTTGCTCAGGACGACCGCAGTCCTGAGCTTCTGACTGAGCAAAGAACAGACAGGCAGAAGGATTGTTTGCCtagcaatagcaaacatccacacaggTACAGACAAGACAACAGGAATtagtgtaactaatagcaactgaagCTATAGTTATGTCCACAGGATCAGAaccagcaggaatactaccagtcaccaatgtggtgatgGCAGTATCCAAGCTGTCAGGATgggaaggacttcactgacccccgagGGTGCAGTGAACATCCAGCAGGCAAGAAATGCAAGGCAAAGCAATGCAAaatacaactttcacagcatggaaCTAGGGACAAATCAGGAAGCTGTACGCTATAGCGGGCGAGATCTGGAATGAGAGACAGGCTTTTATGTGGAAACTGACATACAAAttaccacacagctgaatggtaatcgtgcaatcctgtgctacactgattggcctcgattcataaacagcagtgcgataaaaaaatcttgtcgggaaaataccgcactctgtattttcccggtctgtgtgctaattcataaagatttccccagctgcccttggaggtctgtaaattaccgcagcccattgagcggtagagtagagcagtgtctcgattctctctttgccctgcagaaatgaatcacacagacggctctctctggctctctccactgatgactcagacagatgagtcacacagtctttccctgcctgcagaaatgattcacacagacggctctctccactgatgactcagacagatgagtcacatagtctttccctgcctgctcaaatgattcacacagagggctctctggctctctccactgatgactcaaacagacttcggctctctgcacttttgcattcatcagagctgtcggtagCTTGTTATcacctcactagaggtgtcggtaactaccgccaggcttaccgcttgttgaaggctttatgaattgacatttgctgacaatttactgacatgagtTGTTGGTAACTGCagtcaagtcggtaatttatctccctggtcggtaatgtcagcttttcatgcggtaacagcctttatgaattgacattttgctaagtggtcggtaaagtctgctgttttcagcattaccgcatgaggtaatgctttatgaatcaaggccattgaagGCTATAAGCTGAGTGTGAAGAgattctcattacaaatgcattccagattatgcaaccacatgcatgcaAGTAATACACATCTGTCTGACTGCAGTTTAACTGCAGtaagccataggtggattcatgacaacatccctGGGCTACTCTGAACTGAAATGTGATTGCACATACCAAATACTCTCATGGCAATTGCAAACAAAACCAAGCAAACAAATGCAGGAAGAAATATCAAAACTGCTCagctgcagctccactgcaaccggcaggagggatccttaggccccgttcaaacttgcgttttggcatgcaaacggaccggatccggatcatatcaggacctgatccggattggaaccgtgcggttccgatccggatctgatccggatccggtccgtttgcatcaggactgcttcaggctgccatccggatccgtgggggaaaaaaaaaaacgacaacaAAATAACTTTAAATTTGTTGGgctctgcagaaggtgcacctggtgcacctgtagaatcaggtcatcCACTgtgggcctcacctccacctccggcatactgccaaaacagctccagcacgtgtgtcactgctgctccactccagatatgctgggcccatgtgtccccatccgaaatggccgctataaatacgtatgggaagtggggtagaacgtccggtgttgtctccagtgtgttctgtgcttccgtttcccattggttttctatatccggatggtgcagtcaggctccggtccgggtgcgtgggccggatgagccggaccaaaaaatagcgcatgttggaaaagtgtccagagtccggatccggtccggctccatactgtacggaacggacgcgtgtgaacgtccgcatagcctttgtattgctatgcggaacgtacgttccgtttgtacagtatacggtccggatccgatcaggtggatccggacagggaacgctaatgtgaaccgggccttacaggcTGTAGTCTCCCCTATACCATCTGTCATTTTGCATGTTATCTGTGATTTTACTGTAAATGGTTTTGAATATTTTTACTAGCGATGCTCATAATCAGCAAGCCCTCATACAtgatattgtcaccaaaattgctacataaggACTGTGTTTAGGTGACATGGAGGTGTCCTGGGGAAAATGGGTgtaatctattttaaaaattaaaaggaGTGTAAGCTGCTCATGTACCTCCTATAATGGGTAGTGATGAGCTCAATTTTCACATCAAAATTTGCAATAACCATGCACAATTGTAATGGGGAACTTggggaaaatcgtaattcatttaaTCTGTAATTGTACTCATTTGTAATTTCACGTAAATTTTCAcatcattttgtgccgactttagcggttaatagcaaagcccgcatacatgctattgccaccaaaattgcttcatatgttaagaagattggttggtataagtaaaaaaaataaaataatttttcaaaaagaccatgtcgtttttgagaaattgattttaaaaatgcaaagaaaaatgacattttaaaaaacaatttCCTTTGCAATTTTAAtgtcgattttctaaaaaaacaacaaagtctttttgaattttAGTGTACCTACTATTCTTAAAATATGTAGCAATTTGGTGGCATTagaatgtatggggactttgctactcaccgctaaagtcagcacaaaattacatgagAATGGCAcaaaaatttacatgaaattatgaatgagtacaattacagacaaaattaattacaatattttctgaaatttcgcattacgattttgcatcttaATTTTTAATTTCGATGTGAACTTACGTTTAgttgaaatttgtgctcatcactaattcTTACTCTAGCATAGTAGAAAAAAACGTAATTTTTTATGAATACTTACATTTTCTTCTTCAATATTCCATATACCCCCTTCAGGCCATGTGAGCGGAAAGCTCTTGATTGACATCAGTGGTGGCGCACAAATTCATCATCTTTACTCTGCCTGTGAATTCTTCCAAGAGATCATCCTGATGAGGCCCACTGAGCAGTGCATCATGGAGATAATGAAATGGCATGATGACCGTACGGGAGCTTTCTGCTGGGGGCACGTGGCTAAGCATGTTACTGACTTAGAGGGTAAAAGGTGAGTTCTCTGGAAATGAGCTTTGAATTTAGTAATAACTTTTGACATTGTAAGGAAAATGAGTACTTTTATCAACTGTGATTCTCAGTTTAATGTTTTATGTGTTTTTCCAGTGATGAATGTGAGGCAAAAGAGATGAAGCTGAAGTCAACCATTACCCATGTTGTGAAGTTTGATCCTGAAGAAGAAACTCTAACAGACCTGATAGGGGTTCCTCAGGCCGACTGCATTATCACCTTTGGGTTGTTGGGCATGATCTGCAAAGATCAAGATGACTACACAAGATGCTTAGGAAAGATCTTAAAGCTATTAAAACCAGGAGGTCACTTTGTCTTGGTTGGGGCAATAAATGCCTCCTATTACACAGTTGGTGGGCACAAATTTAATTTATTTACATATGATGAAAATTTTGTGAAACAGACACTCGTTGCTGAAGGAATGACAGTTCTCCAATGCGAGGTTGACCAAAGGAAATCTGAGAGTCCTTTAATTGATTATGATAGCAAACTGTTCATCTCAGCTTGCAAATCAAAGTAGATTAagtgaaatagataagaaaaaaaaacctgaaaaatgaTTATGCACTCAATGGAGTAAATtaataataacattaaaattaCATATATACATCTTGAAAAAAAGGTGAATCATTTCTTCTGCTGCTACACTTGCAGGGGCCCGGGGGGCAGTGCAAGGCAAGGAGAGCAGCATTACTGCTGCTGCAACTGGGGAGCAGTGGGGTaatgggggtgggtggggggcggACAGAGGGACGCCTGCCtcagtttgccccagggccctgagGCCCCTTAAAATGGCCCTGACTTTGAGGCTAAAgttttgaacattttcacaatattctaatggtctaagATTTTGTTtttgggttctcataagctgtaagccataatactcaaaattataacaaatgaaAGTTTGAAATATCTCCTCGCTTTACATGTAataagtctatttcatatatcacCTTTACCCTTTAAACTAAATTACTGTCATAAATAAACTTTTGCGTactattcttattttttttttagttttttgtccgTGCTGCTGATGGCTtaccgcgcatgtgcagcacacgGGCGGACGTTGGGACAGCAGGAAGATGGGGCAGGGGAGTGGGCGTGTGTGGGCATGAGCGGGCGTGTGCACGCAGGTACATGCGTGCACGCTGACCTGTGGTGGCAGTGACGGAGGCGGGAGGTGAGGGGTGTTGTGAGGGGAGAGGCCAAGCGCCTGTTAATGTAACAGGCCTTAGGTCTAGTATATAAATAATGTTTGATTGGTAAAGCTTAGCCTGTCCCCATATAAAGTTTAAAAAAGTTAAagtttattttatatgtatttgcAATTCTAAAAGTCTGAGTAGTAGttctcccagcatgcaacacaaTGTCCTGGGGGAAAAAGCCTTCAGCTATTGAGTTGTCAAAAAGAGCATTCAATTTTAGGACTActatcgtgaaaatcttaaaatgtaaaatacatgtaaacatatacaaataagaagcatgtttcttccagagtaaaatgagccgtaattacttttctcctatgttgctgtcacttacagtaagtagtagaaatctgacatcaccaacaggttttgggctacttCATCTCACCATAGGGGATTGTcatcatggcctttattttttataaagacactccttgaaaaagatttataaaaagatgctggccagcctccctgctctctgtacatttttttggcagttggacggcaaCGGAGCAGCCtcaaaagtgcttttaaaaattaagaaaaccctgaggatcccccatggggagataggctagtccaaaacctgtcggttctgtcagatttgtattacttactgtgacagcaacacaggagaaaagtaaattatggctcattttactctgtaagaaacatacttcttatctgtatatgtttgcatatattttacattttaagatttttgtgacagtggtccttcaaaaaaaaaaatctgaatttcaTTTCAAAATTTAATGCAACATATTGTGCAAGGCTTCATGAGTTTTCAATGCAGGTTCGCTTTAAGCTCTTGCTGCTTGGAATGCACAAGCAAGCACAATAATGAAATGTTTTATAACTTGCATAATCAGTTTTTGCTTTAACTTTTTTCTATTAGTTCTCTTACTTACAACattaaaaacaagtaaaacatttgATTTTTACTGAGTGTTATCTTTCTCAATATTGTTGTTAACAGGGGTATAACTACAAATCAAGGGGCCCTCCATCAGTGTTACTTGTGAATTTTTGCCAATGTCATTTTCGGATcagaaatgctatttttgatttagAGAAACTTtttgtgaaaatacattgtatttttataATATGATCAAAGAAAGCTATTTTTTCTTTCTCATGCGGAAAGTCACGAAAAACATGAtcctctgaatcaacagggatatgtgagggagcaggttggtggTGTACTTTAAGTCTAATTCAGTGGTGTACTttgtttcaacccaaataactatgtaactatgtactgcAAAATTCATGAAAAGCACAAAAATAGGGGTTTCTTAAGCAAATATTtgagaaaaatcacaaacttattacaattcgattttttttttcggcatttttgctcgaaagttgatttttacattatttttttgcaAACACTACTGCAAAAAGAAAGTCggtattttcgctcatcactcccCTTCAGCAAAATTTGATGGGGCCTCTTAATGTTCAAAAATCTTCCTTTGCCTCTTCTTAGTGACCTTCACAACATGGGGCCAATCTTACAAGGGTCAAAAAACAAATGTGGccgtcaggatcttcacacccaaaacatgtgtagccacaaaaacacctgatctagagtatcagagaaagggaaggttggtAGTTGAAGGCCCCAaaacctctgggcccctctgcagtcACGGGGGCTGCTCACCCTAGTTATGGTTGCTAATGattggaaaaatatatatatttttaacaggtaaatttttattgattttaaacatCAAACAAttacaattaccgtatttttcagactataagatgcacctagttttagaggacaaaaataacggcaaaaaaaaaacattgtgaacTCTAatctctaatccctgcctcatgtcACTAACCGTCCTCAAAAGTCTACACTCTAATCAGTATATCAGGCCATTTTTAGTGCCATAAGCCAGGGATAAGTTTGTAAGTTTCTGTGTACAGTTAGTGActtgaggcagggattagatacAGAAAACTGGCACTCCTAATAATCATACAAGATTTGATTAGCTGCTCATTAATCCAATGTATCAGGGTAACACAGTACCCCTTTGTCTAGAAATGAAATTCAAAAACATCTGCAAAAAGATCACACAAATCAAACAGAACTCAGATCATGGAGCAAATATAAGCATGAACCTAAGGCCTTCACCAAAGCACCAGAGCAGACCCAGCTCATAGAAGGGAAGACCATACAGAAATACAGTGCTCATGCAggggtgcttggatacccctttttaaaatccgaattgattcggatccggtcacccagatatctggatctgaATCGaatatccgaatccaaactttttggtatccgcgtaaactcggatatctgaacccaatatccggccggattcggatatccggatagaaaactggaagtgacctgaaaatggcttaaaatgcttccaaaagtctcttgaaATGGCAAATACCCCTTTCGGAGTAtcgaatatccgaattgctattcaaagttcagatagtggaaaaagtttggattatttgggtagttcggatatctgaaatcttgctgagcaccactgtgctCATGTGCAATAAACCAGAAAGCCCCCACAATAACCTTCAGTGTCTAAAATACTAAAGCAAGTGAACATTGCAAATAAATTGCAATGCATATGTTACTTGCAAAAAGACAGCCCAAAATAGGCATGCAGCCAAGGTCAGAAACGTTATATATGTGCAGCCATGATCAAATACATGTACTCGCTGTACAGCTCCACTATGCCTTCCAACAGTGTCCCCATCCATATGCCACTATTCCTTCTTATATTGCTCCATCCATATGCCAAGAAACAAAAAAGTCTGTGTTGCATAACAAACAGAAATACTTATGTGCAGTTAGTGAACTCCGTGAGTGTGCACACTTTGGCAGCAGCAATAACGAGCGCACCACCTGCAGCACAACTGTATTATGCCGGCTGCAAATGCTGGTCACGCCCCCGTAGTGATGTCATGCTGTACGAATGCCTTGATTAGTCAGAGGAATGAATCTCCTCCAGAAATGATTGGATGTTCGCTCCAGAGGGGAGGGACACCATGTGGGGGATACCGGAAGCAGAGTCCAATGGTTGAATGCTAAGAATGCATTAAAAGGACAGATTGTAAAGGTAACATACCACTAGAGCCAGCATGAGCACTGGACATTGTGAAAGATGCttcctgagtagtgttgggcgaacacctggatgttcgggttcgggtccgttcgccgaacatgggctagatgttcggcatgttcggcccgaaccccgaactccccgaacatcccgcttttgggggccctatggggtcgcaggcataaggggggagcatgccccggtcacgggggggggggggtgggtcggaaattccccccaccccctccgctagcgctcccccctctgcccgcttccccatacaaaaattttccgtaaagttcaatagtaccttcagtggctggcctggctggcactgtggtgtgagtgaggaggaggaggagtccgagtaggacgcgttgaggccgggcagcgggcggttcagcggtagtacccttgtggtacttccgccctttctctgacctcacgtcctctgcatacgagggtacgcgtcacgcgtaccctcgtatgcgtcatcacgtagaggacgtgaggtcagagaaagggcggaagtaccacaagggtactaccgctgaaccgcccgctgcccggcctcaacgcatccttctcggactcctcctcctcctcactcacaccacagtgccagccaggccagccactgaaggtactattgaactttacggaaaatttttgtatggggaagcgggcagaggggggagcgctagcagagggggtggggggaatttccgacaccccccccccccccgcgaccggggcatgctccccccttatgcctgcgaccccataggggggcagtattcggccgaacggggccctgttcggcatgttcggctgggcattgagctgttcgggcgaacccgaactaaaaaggccgaacaccaagaggtgttcggccaaactcgaacatcacccaaacagggtgatgttctgcagaacccgaacagtggcgaacactgttcgtccAACACTATTCCTGAGCAGAACTgtgcagggatggagggagggtagGACCCCGGACATTGCGGACCCTTCAGATGGAGGTGGGGGAGCCACAATTTAGCCATATTCGcactataagacacacccacatttccacccacttttctggagggagaaaaagtgcgtcttatattctgaaaaatacggtacatctgATGCATCAAGAGGAGTAAGTAAGAAGAGAGAAAGAGTTCCTCTCATTGAAGATCAACAGAGAGAGGAACCAAAGGAAGAAAGAGGGTCGAGCAATATATCAAGAGATGTAGATTATTAATATTGTAATGACATTATACATGAATGTAAAGTTACCAATAAATATTATTCTCTGTACCAGACCATAAACAATAATAAATACATCTAAATTCCAAACGTAATCCGTTTGTGAAACCTTAATCTATAGTTCAGTACATGC is a window of Hyperolius riggenbachi isolate aHypRig1 chromosome 6, aHypRig1.pri, whole genome shotgun sequence DNA encoding:
- the LOC137523014 gene encoding indolethylamine N-methyltransferase-like yields the protein MDRGSYKLYHKHDEFDSRGVLERYYSGNPDMAFKDDFLKFPMEKLHNLFSTGHVSGKLLIDISGGAQIHHLYSACEFFQEIILMRPTEQCIMEIMKWHDDRTGAFCWGHVAKHVTDLEGKSDECEAKEMKLKSTITHVVKFDPEEETLTDLIGVPQADCIITFGLLGMICKDQDDYTRCLGKILKLLKPGGHFVLVGAINASYYTVGGHKFNLFTYDENFVKQTLVAEGMTVLQCEVDQRKSESPLIDYDSKLFISACKSK